From the Priestia koreensis genome, one window contains:
- a CDS encoding cytosolic protein produces the protein MGVLDNIKSVFSTQCETGDHHPDESLRSHYYKTTAPNGFKAVKELMEKLEGFEIVAAYEDRGEISVNIKKGRKAFMVITIISLRPFETAIDFSVTTDTKILPMDFGYSKAMIKSMYEQLNKKLVFVRAGATRVGAGN, from the coding sequence ATGGGGGTTCTAGATAATATTAAAAGCGTTTTCTCAACTCAGTGTGAAACAGGTGATCATCATCCAGACGAGAGTTTGAGAAGTCATTACTATAAGACAACTGCCCCAAATGGGTTTAAAGCAGTCAAAGAGTTAATGGAGAAATTAGAAGGCTTTGAAATTGTAGCGGCATACGAGGATCGCGGCGAAATTAGTGTGAATATTAAAAAAGGTCGTAAAGCGTTTATGGTGATCACCATTATTTCATTACGCCCATTTGAGACAGCAATTGATTTTTCCGTCACAACTGATACGAAAATTTTGCCAATGGATTTCGGGTATAGTAAGGCTATGATTAAAAGCATGTATGAACAATTGAACAAGAAGTTAGTATTTGTCCGTGCAGGAGCTACGAGAGTGGGAGCAGGTAATTAA
- the speD gene encoding adenosylmethionine decarboxylase, with the protein METMGRHVISELWGCDFDKLNDIEFIEKTFVDAALKSGAEVREVAFHKFAPQGVSGVVIISESHLTIHSFPEHGYASIDVYTCGHLDPNVAANHIAESLGAETRETVELPRGMGPVQVKPAQVKAL; encoded by the coding sequence ATGGAAACTATGGGACGTCATGTAATCTCAGAATTATGGGGTTGCGATTTCGACAAGCTAAACGATATTGAATTCATTGAAAAAACATTTGTAGATGCTGCTTTAAAATCAGGAGCAGAAGTTCGTGAGGTAGCATTCCATAAATTTGCACCACAGGGTGTGAGTGGAGTGGTTATTATTTCTGAATCTCACTTAACTATTCATAGCTTCCCTGAACATGGATATGCGAGTATTGATGTATACACATGCGGGCATTTAGATCCAAATGTTGCGGCTAATCACATTGCTGAAAGCTTAGGAGCTGAAACACGTGAAACAGTTGAATTACCACGTGGTATGGGCCCTGTACAAGTGAAGCCAGCGCAAGTAAAAGCGCTATAA